A genomic region of Oryza glaberrima chromosome 1, OglaRS2, whole genome shotgun sequence contains the following coding sequences:
- the LOC127760362 gene encoding heavy metal-associated isoprenylated plant protein 8-like: protein MSKKTVIKADLIGRACKSEILAIVATIKGIKSMDIDAEKCTLTVVGIVDPVRIVRKLRKKCFSACIVSVEDDKPKEEKDPCKEAKEKLEKAWKEYCEKCNVKLKPGCPCSCSTPCQPCFPPRSPCSFPPISCYDRGICPPPCPPRGYGYGCYYEERYPGGECVIQ from the exons ATGTCGAAG AAAACTGTTATCAAAGCTGACCTCATTGGCAGAGCATGCAAGAGTGAGATTTTGGCGATTGTTGCCACGATCAAGG GGATCAAGTCCATGGACATTGATGCGGAGAAGTGCACGCTGACGGTGGTCGGGATCGTCGACCCGGTGCGCATCGTGCGCAAGCTGAGGAAGAAGTGCTTCTCCGCGTGCATCGTCTCTGTGGAGGACGACAAGCCCAAGGAGGAGAAGGACCCCTGCAAGGAGGCCAAGGAGAAACTGGAGAAGGCTTGGAAGGAGTACTGTGAGAAGTGCAACGTCAAGCTCAAGCCAGGCTGCCCCTGCTCCTGCTCTACCCCCTGCCAGCCGTGCTTCCCCCCCAGAAGCCCCTGCTCGTTCCCTCCCATCAGCTGCTACGACCGCGGCATTTGCCCACCACCTTGCCCGCCACGGGGGTATGGCTATGGCTGCTACTATGAGGAGAGATATCCCGGGGGAGAATGCGTCATCCAGTAA
- the LOC127760363 gene encoding heavy metal-associated isoprenylated plant protein 2-like isoform X2, with product MSKTVIRADLIGRSCKKDILHAVSKLQGIKSMDIDEEKCTLTVLGPVDPVKIVHRLKKKCFAAAVVSVEDDKPPDPPAPAPEPEKKKDDDDPCQCQCKEAECACVKVCVASCYHTPCSLPDCYFYKSYSYSYKPSPSFGFGYHLESGGHCIIQ from the exons ATGTCCAAG ACGGTGATCAGAGCCGATCTCATCGGCAGAAGCTGCAAGAAGGACATCTTGCATGCTGTCTCCAAGCTacaag GGATCAAGTCGATGGACATCGACGAGGAGAAGTGCACGCTGACGGTGCTGGGACCCGTGGACCCGGTGAAGATCGTGCACCGGCTGAAGAAGAAGTgcttcgcggcggcggtcgtCAGCGTCGAGGACGACaagccgccggatccgccggcgccggcgccggagccagagaagaagaaggatgacGATGATCCGTGCCAGTGCCAGTGCAAGGAGGCGGAGTGCGCCTGCGTGAAGGTGTGCGTGGCGAGCTGCTACCACACCCCATGCTCCCTGCCGGACTGCTACTTCTACAAATCCTACAGTTACAGTTACAAGCCGTCACCTTCCTTTGGCTTTGGCTATCACCTAGAATCCGGAGGACACTGCATCATTCAGTAG
- the LOC127760363 gene encoding heavy metal-associated isoprenylated plant protein 2-like isoform X1, protein MSKKTVIRADLIGRSCKKDILHAVSKLQGIKSMDIDEEKCTLTVLGPVDPVKIVHRLKKKCFAAAVVSVEDDKPPDPPAPAPEPEKKKDDDDPCQCQCKEAECACVKVCVASCYHTPCSLPDCYFYKSYSYSYKPSPSFGFGYHLESGGHCIIQ, encoded by the exons ATGTCCAAG AAGACGGTGATCAGAGCCGATCTCATCGGCAGAAGCTGCAAGAAGGACATCTTGCATGCTGTCTCCAAGCTacaag GGATCAAGTCGATGGACATCGACGAGGAGAAGTGCACGCTGACGGTGCTGGGACCCGTGGACCCGGTGAAGATCGTGCACCGGCTGAAGAAGAAGTgcttcgcggcggcggtcgtCAGCGTCGAGGACGACaagccgccggatccgccggcgccggcgccggagccagagaagaagaaggatgacGATGATCCGTGCCAGTGCCAGTGCAAGGAGGCGGAGTGCGCCTGCGTGAAGGTGTGCGTGGCGAGCTGCTACCACACCCCATGCTCCCTGCCGGACTGCTACTTCTACAAATCCTACAGTTACAGTTACAAGCCGTCACCTTCCTTTGGCTTTGGCTATCACCTAGAATCCGGAGGACACTGCATCATTCAGTAG